GCGGGGGAGGGCTTTGCGAAATTCGCGGCCGAAAAATCTTTTTCCTGGATTCACAAGCATCCTCAATGGACTGTGCTGTTCAGGCCGCCAAAGCTGTTTTAAAGGTAGTCGAGGACCCGGAAACTATCTATCTTAAACCGGCTGTACGGGATTTTCTTGACAGGGTCAGCCAGATGGAGTGAAGTATCAGGTGAATAGTAGGTTTTGAAGGGACAAGACAAATATGACTCATAATGTCGACAATAGACTGCCTTTGGTTCTGGTTGTTGATGACAATCCTCAGAACCTCGAATTGATATTGGCCTGTCTGGAAGATGTGGAATGCCGGACCATTTCGGCCACGGACGGTTTTACTGCGCTGGAACTGGTTAAGACAGAACATCCGGATCTGGTGCTGCTGGACGTGATGATGCCGAAAATCAGCGGCTTCGAAGTCTGCCGGCGAATCAAGAGCAATCCGGAGACCGAAGAAATTCCGGTTATTATGGTGACAGCGCTGAATGAACTGGGGGATATTGAACGGGCAATTCAATCCGGAACGGATGATTTTCTCAGCAAGCCGATAAACAAATGGGAGCTGGTGGTTCGGGTCCGCACCATGCTGAAGATTAAGCATTTGAGCGACAGACTGGAACGGACGTTGGCTTATTTAAATGAAATCGAGAAAACATCCGGCACCGACAGGGGGGGCTAACGGTCATTTTGGGACATTGATTGTATCCGTTTTCCTCAGAGTTGAGCCACTGGGGAGGTTTACCTTTTGTTGATTTATAACTCTTTTTTTTACAAAAGAGTTAGGCATCCCTTTTCGGCTGTACAATTCCTTTTATCCCACCAGCCCCTACAGCCGCTAAAATTAGGCCGTTCGCAGAAAGGATTGCATCTTTTTTTATTTATCGGGTTTTGCCCCTCTTAATCGGCATTGCGGGCTTGTCGATAACATCAGCGGATGCCTGACAGATGAACATCAACGGAACTGCTGAGGATACGCTCTTTTATGAGTAAACTGCTTGAGATTTTCGGAAAGGCAATCACAGTCGATACGGCTGAATTGATATGGCATTGGTTAATGACGATTCGCACCCAGCATCAGCCGGCTCCGCCGCCCTGGCAGGCTGAACTGGACGGCGTTCTCGAACAGCTGGGACGCCGCGATTACCGTACAGCGGAAGAAGCGCTCAAACGGTATCTGTCGGAGGTTCCGGATTGCCTTTTCGGGCGGATTACGGCGGCGTCCGTGTGCCTGTATCGAAACGACCTCCCGGGGGCTTATGAGCAGCTTCAGAGCGTCTATCTGCGCCAGCCGAGCAATACGATGGCGCTGTATGCGATGGGCTACTGCCGGGAGCGGATGGGGCAGTTGAGCGAAGCGCTGGAGTTCTATCAGGACTGCATTAAGTTCAAAAGTCACCTTCAGCTGCCGCGGCTTCGGATGGCGGCGATTTATTTCCAGTCCGGCCGTCTGGATAAGACCATTCGGGAATATGAGATGCTGACAACCGAGCATCCGGAGGATATCAGTGCACACGTGCTTTTGGGGAACTTGTACCTGCTGGACGGCCGGGCTGAGCAGGCCGTTGACACGTTTAACATGGCGATTTTGTCGCATCCGGATAATTTCCGGCAGGACAGCCCTAACGAAGAAATCCAGCGGATGCTCGAGAACGGGCTGTTTGAAGAAGCCGTGGAGAATATCCTCGGATTGATGGAGCAGACCGGACCGCAGCCGGATTTGTATTTGCATCTGGCGGATATTTACAGCCGGAATGACAATCCCTCAGAGGCAATTGTGCATTATGAGCAGGCCCTTCGTCTTCAGCCCAATTATCTGGAGGCGGCGATCAAATTGGGGACTCAGTATCTGCGGAATCGTCAATATACGCCGGCCGCGGAACAATTTAATCAGGCGGCGGAAATCAATGATGAGATTGTGGATGCCTATATGGGGCTTTGTCGAGCCCAGTACGCCGCCGGACAGACGGACGAAGCCGAACAAACTCTGGCACTGGGGGCGGCCATCCAGCAAAACAGCGGACTTCTTTATTCCGAGACGGCGCTGCTGTATTTCCAGGCGGCCCTGGATGCCCATCGAATTCTTCATCAGGATATCGAAAAAACGACAATTCAGATGGAAGATGTTCTGGAGGCCCACAAAAGACAGATAGCCCGGCGCATCCATTGTGCGGATGTGTATTATAAATACGGCATTTTGCTTATGGGCGGTGCCCGGTATGAAGAGGCAATCGAACAGTTTCAGAAAGCCCTGAGCATCAACAGTACCCATTATCGCGCCCGGACAAAACTGGCAATGTGTCTGTTTGAAACAGGACGAACGGAGGAAGCGCTTCACGAAATAACCAGCGAACCCCCCCTCGAACAGAATCTTCTGCAGCTGCATTATCGAACGGCCGTACTGTTTTGTGATCAAAAACAATTCACTCGTGCCATGCGGCACCTGAAGGCGGTGTTCCAGCAGGAGGATGCCTCCGACCTGTACCAGAATATTGAATTGGTTCTGGAAAATCTGGGCCTGATTGACCGGACGTTAAGCACCTGGAAGCAGCTTTCGGAAATGTCGGAAAACATTTTGCCGCAGCCGGCGGGCTCTAAGGAGTAACTCTACGGCAGTCTGACCCCAAGATAGTTCCGTCTGAAAAATATAGATTTCCGCCTGAAAAAACGATTTGCTTTGGCCTCTCTGTCTGTGAATGCAACATAAGATACATTATAGGACGTTATAGGGGGGGGCAAAAAAAGAAAAAAGCCCGCGTTCAGCGGGCCTTTTGTTTGGAAACGGTTTGCCTGCGGCTATCTACGCAAACCAAGCGGTTTTTCTAAAATCTCCGAGGCGGCGATTAAACAGCGAATCTGATGCGGGTCTGAAAGCATTTTTCTGAGCAAATGGACATCCAGGCCGGACCGGACGGACTGTTTTTCATGCCGTAAGGATTGAATCTGCGCATCTTCTTTCTCCCCGGAGACGGGGTTGGATACAGCGGCCGGCTCCTGGACAACAGGTTTTTCTTTTTGTTTCGGAAACGGCTGATGCGCCTCAGCTCTTGACGCGTAAGGCATTTGCCTGACAGGTCTGCGCGGCGGTATGGCTGTTTTTTCCGCAACGTTTGCATAAGGAAGCGGATGTTTCGGTTGAGGACGGACCTTTGGATGCAAAGGTTCACCGGGCTTGGCCGGCGTCTGTCTTCCAGTATCTTCTTCGAGTTCCAGACCTTCTTTTTCGGCTTTTTTCTTCAGGGCGTTTCCGATGGCCGATATAAGAAGAAAGACACCGATTATGATAATTTCAATCAGGTTGTCCATAGGGGGCTTCTCCCCGACAAAAACAGAGTTAAAAAGGAATCAATTTATCTTATTCCTCTTTCCTTTCGGTTCCTCCGCGGGCGATTGAATCACGCATACTCGTATCCGCCTTAATGTTCTGCATCCGGTAGTAATCCATAATCCCCAGATTGCCCTGCCGGAAGGCCTCCGCGATGGCCTTGGGGATTTCCGCTTCGGCCAGGACGACTTTGGCCCGGTTTTCCTCGACGAGGGCTTTCATTTCCTGTTCGCGGGCCACCGCCATAGCACGGCGTTTTTCCGCCTCGGCTTTGGCACGCTTCAGGTCGGCTTCGGCCTGGGCGCCCTGCAGCTGAGCCCCGATGTTTTCGCCCACATCCACATCGGCAATATCAATGGAGAGAATCTCGAAGGCCGTGCCGGCATCCAGACCCTTGTCCAGAACGGATTTGGAGATTTTATCCGGATTTTCCAGAACTTGTTTGTGGGTAATCGCACTGCCGATGGTGGTTACAATGCCTTCGCCGACACGGGCGATGATGGTTTCTTCGGTGGCTCCGCCGATCAGTCGGTCGATATTGGCCCGGACAGTGACTCGGGCCTTGGCTTTCAGCTGGATGCCGTCCTGTGCTACGGCATCCACGGTTTCCTTGCCTTTCCGCGGGTCCGGACAGTCAATCACCTTGGGATTGACGCTGGTTTGAACGGCATCGAGAATATCGCGTCCAGCCAGGTCAATCGCTGTGGCCACCTTCCAGGTGAGGTTGATATTGGCCCGGTCGGCGGCAATCAGAGCCCGGACAACGTTGGGAACTCGCCCTCCCGCCAGATAGTGGCTTTCCAGCTGAGAGGTGCTGATGTCCAGCCCGGCCTTGCTGGCCATAATTCGGCTTCGGACAATCGTTCGAGCGTCCACCTTTCGGAAGGTCATTCCAATCAGCTCCAGCAGCGAGACGTGAGCCCCGGACAGCCAGGCCTGTATCCAGAGACTGCCGTATTTTAAGATGACCATCAAAAAGGCCAGAACAATAATGCCGACAATAACAAAAAGGGCAATTTTGAACTGAACCGGAATTTCCAGCAGAATAAGGTGCTGCAAACTGTTCATATCAAATCCTTTCAGAAAAACCCTTCCTTATAAAACCGATTGTTTAGTTGCCGTTTATTTTATTTCTTCCACAGGCCGTACGGTCAGCGTTGTTCCCTGAACCCGAATGACCCTGACTTTTCTATCCACATCAATAAAGCCCCTTTCGGAAACGCACTCCAGACGCCGTCCGTCAAAGTCGCAAATGCCGACAGGCCGCAGGGGAGTTCGAACAATTCCCTCTCTCGAGAGCATTTCCTGCAGGTCCCGGCAGTCCGGGACGGCATCCCCCCTGCCGACATCCGGTTTCCCGAGAATCATTTTTTGACCGATGGATGTCTTTGGGAAAAGTCGATAGACTATCATCCAGATTACAGGGATTAACGCAGCCGCCGTGCCTACCCCAATCCATCCGCTCAAAGGTCCATACTCAAAAAAGATGGCAATCCCAGCTCCCAGCGAGACCAGAGCCGAAACAGTCAAAATTCCGAAACTGGGAACGAAGATTTCAAGAACCAGCAGGATAGCGCAGGCAGCAAAAAGAAAAACGGCCAATACAAACCAGAGTATATCCGTTATCATTCTTTTTTCTCCTGCTCTTTGACGATGACCCGATTGCCGGAAATTCTTCGAATCACGACGGGTTTGTTCGGTTCTATGAATTCGGCCTCGGAGACTACATCGACGATTTTGTCGCCGAAACGGGCCTGGCCGGCCGGTCGGCACGTGCTGACGACAATTCCTGTATCACCTGGTCGAAGAGTCTGTTCCTGTTGTTCGGGCATACCTGTGGCGCTAATCGGCAGTGCGGTCTGGGGGACGGCGTCCCGGAGCACAAGTCCTTTGATAAAAAGGCCCTTGGGAAACACATATTTTGCCAGCAGATACGCAATCACAAGAAAGAGCAAAAACCCCAGAGAGACCCCCGTCAGATTGTCCAGAAAGTCTTTCCATTGCCCATCCCCCTGCGGCCAGGGGAATTCATCGGGGGCGTTTTTGATCAGCATTCCAAAGAGCCCCGCCAGAATAAGAAAAATGCCGGCCGCACCGGTCAGACCGAATCCGGGAATAATAAAGATTTCAATCAGCAGCAGCACAATTCCGAGTATCAGAAGGGCAATTTCAATCCAGTTGGCCATTCCGATAAGGTACTTGCTCCCAACCAAAATAATCAGACACGACAGGGCAAGCAGACTGGGCAGCCCGATTCCCGGCGTGTTCAGCTCAACGTAAATGCCTAAAAGGATGCCCAAAACAAGGATGCTGACGACAAGCGGAGAATTCAAAAACCGGACCAACTCCTCCGACCAGGTCGTTTCGAGTGTGAGAACAGGCCGTTCAAAGACGATTCCGTCTCGTTTTTCCAGAAAAGCCAGGGCCTCCTCCAGATCCGCGGCAACCGCCCGGGCGATACCGTATTCGAGGGCTTTGGCGGCCGTCAGGGTGAGCAGTTCTCCCTCTTTAACAACTAATTTTCGATTGTTCAGGTCATAGGTATTCGGGTCGTTCGGAAGGTATTCTTTTTCGAAATATTCATTCTGACCGGTTTTTTTGTTTCGGACTTGCCAGACTTCCAGCTCCCGACTGACCATAGCCTTTAAGAGGGCTTCGGGATATCCGTTGGCCTGGGCCGCTCGGCTGAATGCAGCGCGGACAAAGCTTTCGATTTTTTCGCGTTCCGCCCCTTCCAGCGGTGTGCCCATGGCGACCGGAGCGCTGCAGCCGATGGTGGTATTTTCCCGCATGATGATGTCTTTGCAGGAGGTGCTGATCATCGCTCCGGCGCTGATGGCCTCCGTACTCACATAGGCGACGGTGTGAATTTTTTTGCCGATGTCGAGTATCAGATACTTGCTGATGTCGTCAGCGCTTTCCACCAGGCCGCCGTAGGTGCTGATGTCCAGAATCAGATAATCCGCCCCCCGCCGAATCGCTTCATTGCTCCTCCGCACGATGGAGCGATAGAGTCCGTCATCAATCATTTCATGACAGGATATGACGACAGCTTTCCTGACGGGAGGCGCTCCGTCCTCGGCGGCAATCAGAATACAGGCCAGGAGAAAACCGAACAGCAGCCCTCCCCTGCCGAACCGATTTCGTTCCGCTCTTTGGAGATAAGCACCTGAAAAACCCTTCATGGTTCGACTCCTTGGCATCTGCACGCAGGACATTGTATCCGGCCGAAGGAAAAGAACAATGAAAAATTTCCCGAAAGGGTTTCGGCCCGCTATTTTTCTCCTACGAGGACCTCGGCAATGTTGAAGGCATGGTCCTTGATGCGGCGATAGGACGAGAGCATATCCGTGTAAATCAGACTCTTGATGGGACTGACTTGGCCGGACTCGACGCGGGCCAGGTGGTGGGCCCGGCACTCCTTCATATATTTTGTAATGGCTGTTCCCTTGCTTTGGGCCTCGCTGAAAAACTCCGGTGTGGGGTTGTCTTCCTCCAGAACGGTTTGAACCATTCGAAGATAATCCACCACCTTCTTGTGCAGGGTCTGGAGTTCTACAAGACCTTCCTCACTGATGGTCAGCTGATTGTCACGAAGCTTCAGCCGCAGCTTCAGAATCGCGGCAATATAGTCGCTGACCGACTCAAATTCATCGGCCATCCGAATCTGCCGGCGGCTTTCATCAATCACTTCGTGAGAAATATTGCCCGAGAGAATGTCTCCTAAAAACTGCACAATTTCCATCTGGATAATATCCAGGTCGTTTTCTTTCTGGAAGATTTCATCCGCTTTCTTTTCATCGGGCGTCTGATTGGACAGCATCGGCTGCAGGTCGTCCATCATCTGCAGAACCATTTGTCCCATGCGGACGACTTCCTTGAGAGACTGCTGAATGCCGATGGCGGGCGTATCGAGCATGCGGACATTCAGATAGGTCAGCCGCGGGATTTCCGGCTGCGGTTCTTCCTTGACCAGCCACATCAGAAACCGGGCCAGCAGACCCGCCAGCGGAAGAAAAATCAGCGTGTTGACAATGTTAAACAGCGAGTGCGTCAGCGCAATAGCCGGCTGCGAATACGGATACTTCACGAAGCGGTCTTTGTTATAAACCGGTTTTTCGGGCAGATTGCGTTTTTCAAAGGCTTCTTTGAAGTCAGCCGCCATCATAAACGGCCTGTCGGGAAAGACTTCTTTGTGTTCCAGTCCGTCTATCAGGGAAGAAGGGACCTGAAAAACGGCCTCCTGCGGCAATCCGGCCTTTTGGAAATATTCATAGACAACCGGGTCGTCTTTTTCCGACACCACAACGGCCTGTACTTTTTCGATATTTTGAGCGGTAATGATTCGCTCAATGAATCCGGCATACCAGGGGAAAATCAGGGTGATCCAGCAGACGCCGCTGATGTTGAAAAAGGAATGGGCCAAGGCGGCACGGCGGGCATTGCTGCTGGCGCCGATAGAGGCCAATAACGCCGTAATGGTTGTTCCGATGTTTTCCCCGAGAATCAAAGCAGCCGCGGTCGGAAAGCTGATGATGCCGGTGTCCGCCAGGCTGAGCGTAATGCCTAATGTGGCGGAGGAGGACTGAACAACGGCGGTTAACACAGTTCCAACCAGGACACACTTCCAGATACCCCCATAGCTGTCCGGCTGGAACCGGTGGAACCAGCTGATGAAACCCGGCATATCTTTCAGAGGGGAAAAGCCGTTCTTCATCAGCTCCAGCCCGAAGAAAACCATTCCAAGCCCCATCAGGAACATCGCGGTGAATCGGATGCGGTCTCGCTTGGAGAACAAATAAAAGAATGCGGCCAGCCCCAAAAGAGGCAGGCCGTACTGTCCGACCTTAATCACCAGAATCCACCCGGTGATGGTCGTGCCGATGTTGGCGCCCATAATCACACCGATGGCCTGCAGGAGGGTCATCAGCCCGGCATTCACAAGTCCGACCACCATCACGGTGGTGACTGAACTGGACTGAATGACCATCGTCACCAGCAGACCGACGCCGCAGGCCAGGATGCGGTTGTTGGTGACGGCTCCAATCAGCTTGCGAAGACGCTCCCCTGCAACGGCCTGCATCCCCTCAGACATATTCTTCATTCCGAGGAGGAAAATTCCCAGTCCGCCGCAGACCTGATAGATAATCTCAAGGGTCTGATTCATCCGATACTGTTCCTTTGCTTATTCTGTTAGACAATGGTTAAAAGCGGACATTTTTCAGCCGGTATTTGGTATGGATATATCCGCCCCTCTGCCTGCTGTCAAGGCAGAAAAAAAACTGCAGGGGTAAAATTGCCGGTTTTTTCGGTCAGCGTTGGGCCAGTCGCCTTAAGATGTCAATCCCTCGGTCGATAGTTTGTTCTGTTGTGGCATAACTGATGCGAAAATGGGTGTCTTTTTCGCTGAACACATTTCCCGGAATAATCAGGACATTGTTTTCGATGGCGGTTTTGACAAATTCGGTTGCGCTGGCCGCCCAATCCGGCTTTTGAACAAACAAATAAAAGGCCCCGCCGGGTTTTTCGAGGTGATAATATCCTTTCAATCCTTCAATCAGTCGGTCGCGTTTCTGCCGGTATTGTTCAACATAAGGACGAATATCAAATTCAAGGGCGGCGATGGAGGCGATTTGAAACGGTGTCGGCGCGCAGACAAAGGTGTACTGCTGAATCATGTTCATCGCTTCCATCAAAGGAGCCAGCGTTTTCGGACAGGCGGCGTATCCCATTCGCCAGCCGGTCATTGCGGCGCTTTTGCTGAATCCCTTCAGGAGCAGGGTTTTTTCATAAAACCGCCCTGTGCAGGGATTGGGACGGTCATAGCTGAAGACATCGTAAATCTCATCGCTGAGAAGGATAAGAT
This window of the Anaerohalosphaeraceae bacterium genome carries:
- a CDS encoding Na/Pi cotransporter family protein; translated protein: MNQTLEIIYQVCGGLGIFLLGMKNMSEGMQAVAGERLRKLIGAVTNNRILACGVGLLVTMVIQSSSVTTVMVVGLVNAGLMTLLQAIGVIMGANIGTTITGWILVIKVGQYGLPLLGLAAFFYLFSKRDRIRFTAMFLMGLGMVFFGLELMKNGFSPLKDMPGFISWFHRFQPDSYGGIWKCVLVGTVLTAVVQSSSATLGITLSLADTGIISFPTAAALILGENIGTTITALLASIGASSNARRAALAHSFFNISGVCWITLIFPWYAGFIERIITAQNIEKVQAVVVSEKDDPVVYEYFQKAGLPQEAVFQVPSSLIDGLEHKEVFPDRPFMMAADFKEAFEKRNLPEKPVYNKDRFVKYPYSQPAIALTHSLFNIVNTLIFLPLAGLLARFLMWLVKEEPQPEIPRLTYLNVRMLDTPAIGIQQSLKEVVRMGQMVLQMMDDLQPMLSNQTPDEKKADEIFQKENDLDIIQMEIVQFLGDILSGNISHEVIDESRRQIRMADEFESVSDYIAAILKLRLKLRDNQLTISEEGLVELQTLHKKVVDYLRMVQTVLEEDNPTPEFFSEAQSKGTAITKYMKECRAHHLARVESGQVSPIKSLIYTDMLSSYRRIKDHAFNIAEVLVGEK
- a CDS encoding response regulator; translation: MTHNVDNRLPLVLVVDDNPQNLELILACLEDVECRTISATDGFTALELVKTEHPDLVLLDVMMPKISGFEVCRRIKSNPETEEIPVIMVTALNELGDIERAIQSGTDDFLSKPINKWELVVRVRTMLKIKHLSDRLERTLAYLNEIEKTSGTDRGG
- a CDS encoding NfeD family protein, producing the protein MITDILWFVLAVFLFAACAILLVLEIFVPSFGILTVSALVSLGAGIAIFFEYGPLSGWIGVGTAAALIPVIWMIVYRLFPKTSIGQKMILGKPDVGRGDAVPDCRDLQEMLSREGIVRTPLRPVGICDFDGRRLECVSERGFIDVDRKVRVIRVQGTTLTVRPVEEIK
- the floA gene encoding flotillin-like protein FloA (flotillin-like protein involved in membrane lipid rafts); its protein translation is MNSLQHLILLEIPVQFKIALFVIVGIIVLAFLMVILKYGSLWIQAWLSGAHVSLLELIGMTFRKVDARTIVRSRIMASKAGLDISTSQLESHYLAGGRVPNVVRALIAADRANINLTWKVATAIDLAGRDILDAVQTSVNPKVIDCPDPRKGKETVDAVAQDGIQLKAKARVTVRANIDRLIGGATEETIIARVGEGIVTTIGSAITHKQVLENPDKISKSVLDKGLDAGTAFEILSIDIADVDVGENIGAQLQGAQAEADLKRAKAEAEKRRAMAVAREQEMKALVEENRAKVVLAEAEIPKAIAEAFRQGNLGIMDYYRMQNIKADTSMRDSIARGGTERKEE
- a CDS encoding tetratricopeptide repeat protein, which gives rise to MSKLLEIFGKAITVDTAELIWHWLMTIRTQHQPAPPPWQAELDGVLEQLGRRDYRTAEEALKRYLSEVPDCLFGRITAASVCLYRNDLPGAYEQLQSVYLRQPSNTMALYAMGYCRERMGQLSEALEFYQDCIKFKSHLQLPRLRMAAIYFQSGRLDKTIREYEMLTTEHPEDISAHVLLGNLYLLDGRAEQAVDTFNMAILSHPDNFRQDSPNEEIQRMLENGLFEEAVENILGLMEQTGPQPDLYLHLADIYSRNDNPSEAIVHYEQALRLQPNYLEAAIKLGTQYLRNRQYTPAAEQFNQAAEINDEIVDAYMGLCRAQYAAGQTDEAEQTLALGAAIQQNSGLLYSETALLYFQAALDAHRILHQDIEKTTIQMEDVLEAHKRQIARRIHCADVYYKYGILLMGGARYEEAIEQFQKALSINSTHYRARTKLAMCLFETGRTEEALHEITSEPPLEQNLLQLHYRTAVLFCDQKQFTRAMRHLKAVFQQEDASDLYQNIELVLENLGLIDRTLSTWKQLSEMSENILPQPAGSKE
- a CDS encoding NfeD family protein; the protein is MKGFSGAYLQRAERNRFGRGGLLFGFLLACILIAAEDGAPPVRKAVVISCHEMIDDGLYRSIVRRSNEAIRRGADYLILDISTYGGLVESADDISKYLILDIGKKIHTVAYVSTEAISAGAMISTSCKDIIMRENTTIGCSAPVAMGTPLEGAEREKIESFVRAAFSRAAQANGYPEALLKAMVSRELEVWQVRNKKTGQNEYFEKEYLPNDPNTYDLNNRKLVVKEGELLTLTAAKALEYGIARAVAADLEEALAFLEKRDGIVFERPVLTLETTWSEELVRFLNSPLVVSILVLGILLGIYVELNTPGIGLPSLLALSCLIILVGSKYLIGMANWIEIALLILGIVLLLIEIFIIPGFGLTGAAGIFLILAGLFGMLIKNAPDEFPWPQGDGQWKDFLDNLTGVSLGFLLFLVIAYLLAKYVFPKGLFIKGLVLRDAVPQTALPISATGMPEQQEQTLRPGDTGIVVSTCRPAGQARFGDKIVDVVSEAEFIEPNKPVVIRRISGNRVIVKEQEKKE